In Coleofasciculus sp. FACHB-T130, the DNA window TGGTACGCCGTCCTCATGTCTTTTTATTAGATGAACCCCTAAGTAACTTGGATGCGCTGTTGCGGGAAAACGTCAGGGCTGAAATTAAGCAATTATTTGAATCTCAACACGTTCCAGTTGTTTACGTCACCCACGACCAGACAGAAGCGATGACGCTTTCTAGCAAAGTGGCTGTTCTCAACAAGGGCGATGTGCAGCAACTTGACCCCCCCGAACGTATTTATAATAATCCGGCAAATCTATTTGTAGCTGGGTTTGTGGGCAGTCCCCAGATGAATTTGTTAACGCTGCCTTGCCAGGGAAATTCCGCCATGCTAGGTAATTTTAGAATCCCGCTGCCGGAAGTTCCAACCGTGCCGCCGCAGATTGTGTTGGGGATTCGTCCGGAAAATGTTCGCATTGCACAACCTGAAGATAGAAACACCGTTCGGGGTCGGGTGTTTTTGGTAGAAAACTTGGGGATGAACAACTTAGTAAGCGTACGGGTTGAGGGTTCTGCTGGCGAACCCACGACAATTCGTACCTTGTTACCGACGGATCGGCGCTGGAGTGGCGAAGATATAACACTGGCATTGCCACTTCAGAATATCCACTGGTTTGATGTGCAGACGGGGGATGCTGTTTTTAGACGGCAACCGCTTGCGGTTGGGCGTTAGGCAACACTAAAGCTTCATTTTGCAATCAGAAAAAATTTTTGTTTGACTCGGTCAAAGAGCCAGGGGATTGTTTCCCTGACTCTTTGCTATGCCCCTAAATCTGCGAAGACTCTACAGAGCTTGCCTGTGCTATGCACCGCTACGCTAACAAGTGATCGCGTTTCGGTAATGCTCAGAATGGTAACAGGATTAAAACACTTTCTTAAAACACAAAACTGGTGCGGACGGTGCCGACATAAATTAGATCGTTGTTAGCATTGTGTTCGGGATTTGTAATTACAAAAAATCCTGGGGTAATCGCAATATTATCAGTGATTTGATAGCGGTAAAAGGCCTCTAAATGTAAGGAGGTATCGGGATCTTCGCGCCCAACAACATCATTTTCAATCGCTTTAGGCGGTTGACCAATCACGAATCCGAGCAGATTACCCAGTCCACCGACATCGGGCAAAGCAAAGCTTAAAGCCCACGTAAAGATTTTGGCATCGCTGCCTTTATGTGGATCGGATTCGGCACGAGCATTAATTAACCCTGTCCAGCCGGAAATGTTGAAGTTAGGAGAGACTTGATAAGAGGCTTGTAATCCATAAGCATTGGTAGAAAGATTCGCACCATTAAAAGGGTCTTCGGCGTTACGACTGCCTTTGCCAGTGACGATGTTATAAGAATGAATATAAGTCAAACCCACACTCAGACTGTCTGTAGGATATAAAGTGACTTGAGCGATCGCGCCGTAACGACCCCCAAATAGACCCGTTTCCGCTTGATTGGTGTTCGATGCGAGATATCCCAAAGACAGCCGCACCGCTCGACTAATGCGATATTCTAAACCAAACCCCGTGCCTCCATTCAACCCGAATAGCTGCGATTCCCCGGCAAAGTTAGAAACGGTGCCAAGAAGAGAATTGTTGATATAGGGATTGAGGGTAGGCGTAAAATCACCAAAGCCAATCCCGATAATACCAAAGTAAACAATCGCTTGTTCTGTCACCGGATACCGATAGAACAGTCCGCCAATTTGAATGTCATTCTCGTTGTTTCCGGTGAATGAGAGTTTGGCGAAGTTAGTTCCCGTCACCGTTGCAAAGTTAGGAGTATTTTGAGCAGCTAATCGGGTTCTCAACAAGTCTTGACCAGAGAAACTGGTATCAAAATTCAATTCAACTCGGTTGCTGAGGACAACATTCGCATCGCCATCCTGGTTGTTGATTTCACCGCCACCAACTCCACTGACGGCAAACAGGATTTCTCCCCGGAGTCTGGTTGTCGTGGAAAAGCGTTGTTCTTCTAACTGAGTAACGGATGCTTCTAAGTTACCGACGCGAGTTAACAAGGTTGCGAGTTCTGGTGCAAATTCCGTTTGCAATCGTTGCAATGTCGCTAAATCTTCTTGGCTGGCAAGTTCGCCAGTTGAGGTTTGAATGAGTTGATTGATTCGATTGAGACACGCATTCAACCCGGCGGCAAATTCATAGCGACTGAGTGCGCGGTTGCCTCTAAAGGTGCTGTCGGGATAACCTGCAATGCAACCATAGCGCTCGACTAGGGATTCCAGCGCCTGGAATGCCCAGTCTGTCGGCTGCACATCGGAAAGTTGAGTGACGGAAGTGACTTGCTCCATCGAGTCAGCTTCTAGCTCATCTAGGCTGGTTAGCTCCAAGCCGTCGATGGTTTGCGCTATTGTTGTCGCTTTTTCGCTTAACTCTGTTTCAATAACTGATTCAATAACTGGCGCTTCCGGTAAATTTGGATTGAGATCGGCAGGAGTCGGCTCAGATAGAACGGCAACTGAACTGACATCTATGCTGATATCTATTGGTGAAAGCTCGGTGCTGTTTGCTCCTGGTGGCTCCTGGGTTTCTGGGGTAGATGAGGCAATTGTTTCTAAGGAAGTGGTATTAGGTTCGGTATTGGCAATTTCTGTGGCGATCGCTTCTATAGCAACGGCACGATTGCACAATAGCAAAGCGACACCCCAGATGCCTATACCAAGTCCTAAAGCCCGGAATAGCTTAAACATAGTTCCTCCGCACACCTGTATACACGCTGGTGAAAGCGCTGAGTCGGCAAAGACAACCTGTGAAAAACTCCCTAGTTTTTCAAAATCTTTTGTAGTTAGGTTAAAACTCGGTTGTTCTCAGCTTTGCTCAACCGCGCTTTAAAAATTAATCTGTAGCTTGATTTTATCTATTATTTTCCGATTTTTAGCTGATTTGATGCAGTTATTGACATTCTGTAAACTTAGAAGCGGCGAATGAGAACTGCACAAATCTGAAGGGAATTATTAGGAGCGATCGCTCAAATCTTAAATGAAGGTTTAAAATTATATGTTCAAGGCGGAGCTACTTTTAAAATTCTTTGCTATAAAAAAGGTAAGAAAGATAAAGCATCCTTCTTAGGTAGCATTGTTGCTTATCATTTTCATGAATAATTGTTGAAGATGATATACGCGATCGCTTTGCCGTAAATGGCTCTCCCTTTAGAAAAGCTTTCCAAGTTCGTGAATCGCATCTACCAGACACTCGCACCCCTAGGAGGTCACAACAATGAAGCGTCTTAAGCAATTGTCTCTGGCATTAATTGCAGGCACTCTTACCTTTGGCGTCGGCGCTTCTGGAGTAAACAATCCATCAGCGCAGGCGATTCAATTCTCAAATGGCAGAAGTTCTTTTGGTGTTCCTTTTCAATTAAGTAATACCAGAACGAGTCAAGCCAGCGTCCGGTTCAGAGGCGCAAGCTATTACTTCACTTTTAACTTACCAAAAACGGCGTCTCAATCTTTAAATCGAGTAACAATTCGTCAAAATGGTGGCAATTTAGTTGAATTCGATTCTGCCAGAACTAAAGCGTTTCTCAATGAGGAACCCAAAGAGAATTGTAAGTTGGGCGAAGTAAAAGTTGACAAAAAAACTCAGGAAGTTGACCTAGTATTCGATCCCCCAATTCAACCCGGTCAAACTGTAACGGTTGCCATTGGACCCTTTGAAAATCCTAGTGTTTCTGGGATTTATAACTTTGGCGTGTCAGCGTTTCCTACAGGCGATAAACCCGAAAAGCAATTTTTAGGTTATGGTCCTTTGCGCTTTTTTGATGCTCGGTAAAGTTTGTATTATCAATAAAGCCAAGCCGCAACCGCTGGGGAGTTTTCTCTAGCGGTTTTTTCGTGAATATTCTTGACAATATAGTGATTCTCGGTTAAGCATGATTTCTCTGTATCGGCGTTGTATTGTAGTGCGGGGATCGTCTGCCGCGATCGCGCCGAGCGAACTTACTCATATAGCCTAACTAGGGCTAAAAATCCTCTAAAAAACTCAAGGGAAAAAAGTTAAGCACAAACGTTTGTATAGATGAATTCATGGAAGTATAGCGATAGGATTAGATTTCTATTAAGTTAATTTAAAAATCTGGAAATTGTATAAGTTTGTAGCAAATAATACTAAATGAAAGGGTAGCAACCACAAACAGATTTGGCTGTGCAGGATACTCCGAGAGCCAAAATCCCCTTGCTATGATGAGAGCTTATTTCCAATTCCCTGCGTAGATTGCCCTAGACGACATCTTGAGTGCATCTTGTGAGCTATTTATGGAAAACCCAAAAAAAGTATCTTCGCATAAGCATATTGTTTTAACATCCCATCCCGGTAAATCGGGTAAAAAATCCGTTTCCGTTCATTGGGGAGAAAGCGATCCGATTAAACGAGGACCCATTATTGGGACATTAGCGAACCCAAATCAACGGAATGCAATTGGCACGCATTCGGGATCTTATGCCGTTTATCGGGCACTTGCGATCGCATCTGGCGCACTCCAGGCAAATCACCGCGCCGATTTAACCAATACTTCTCCGGTTGTCCACATTGGGCCATATCCCAGTTGGGCAGATGCGAACAAAATTGTCTCACTCGATCCATTTGGAGCAATTGTGGGTGAAGTTTTCCCTTCATTTTATGAAGAGGGGTACGATATTCGTCCCACCATTGCTGTCACCAAAGCTCACATTAATATGCCGGAATTGCAAGATTCTGTGGCAAAAGGGCGCTTGCAAGTTGACGGTCAAATTATCAAAAATAACGGTAATTTAGTCGTCACAAAGGTCGCAATCGATCCAGTCTGGTATTTACCAGGGATTGCCAAGCGACTCAACATTGAAGAAAGCGATTTACGTCGCATTCTCTTCCAGCAAACAGGCGGGATGTTCCCAGAATTGGTAACGCGCCCAGATTTACACGTATTCTTACCACCGATTGGCGGCACGACGATTTATCTGATTGGCGATGTCGCCGCAATTACAGATCCCAACCGACTGCTTGCCGTGCGGGTACATGATGAATGCAACGGTTCAGATGTGTTTGGTTCCGATATTTGCACTTGTCGCCCTTATCTGGTGCATGGCATTGAAGTCTGCGTCCAGACAGCACAAGCAGGCGGCGCAGGGGTGATTGTCTATTTCCGCAAAGAAGGTCGTGCCTTGGGCGAAGTAACTAAATTTTTAGTTTACAATGCCCGGAAGCGTCAGGAAGGAGGCGATCGCGCAGATGCCTATTTTGCCCGGACTGAATGCGTGGCAGGACTTCAAGATATGCGGTTTCAAGAACTGATGCCGGATGTGTTGCATTGGCTAGGAATTACGCGAATTGACCGCTTGGTGTCGATGAGTGATATGAAATACAACGCGATTACAAATTCTGGCATTAAGGTAATCGAACGCATCCCGATTCCCGATGATTGGATTCCAGAAGATGCGTGGGTGGAAATTGCTGCCAAGCAAGCCGCCGGTTACTACACGCCGGGAGAAGTGCCCACTGCGACAACTCTGGCAGAAATTAAGGGACGGGGTTTAGGGGATTAGGTTTTTTAACGCAAAGGTACGCAAAGATTAACGCAAAGGTACGCAAAGTTAATCTTTGCGTTTTTATTGTTTATGAGCAATTCTGAATCGGAAGCGATCGCATATTTGAGGAGTCCGGCGGCAATTCGGGAAAGATGCGATCGCCTCTTTCTTTTAGGCTGTGAAGACAAACTGCGTTACTTTCGAGTTGATTTAACCCAGTTAGAGAAATGCGCTGATTATGTCATCGGGGTGATGCGCGATGACTATCCCGATCTCGATATTCCTTTTCACAGTCGCTGGCGACATTTTGAAGTTGGAAATTTGCCTCGTCTTTTGGAACTTGAACAAGCTTTAACGAGACTGACTGGATTAGAAAAAGCGAAAGTTAAGTTTGATTTAGCGATTGTTAGCGTTTTACTGGATGCAGGCGCGGGCACTCATTGGCAGTATTGCGAACCAGAAACGGGACAAGTGTTTCGGCGTTCGGAAGGCTTAGCCGTGGCTAGCTTCCGAATGTTTTTCCAAGGTGCTTTCTCTAGTCACTCGAAATCACCATTACAGGTAGATGCCGATGGACTCCTACAGTTAACAGAAGACGCTTTAGTGCAAGGTTTCCAAGTTAGTGAAAAAAATCCGCTGGTTGGGGTGGAAGGGCGCGTTCAGCTGCTACAGCGTTTGGGACAAGTCCTCGCTCAAAATCCTAAGTTTTTTGGCACCGAAAGCCCGCGTCTTGGTAATCTAGTCAATTATTTGTGGGATAGCAGCAATCATGGACAACTGGCTGCGAGTAAGGTGTTGAGTGCAGTTTTGGAGGGGTTGGGGGAAATTTGGTCGGGGAGACTTGCGATCGCTGGGGTAAACTTAGGCGATGTGTGGATTCATTCAGCTTTATCGGGAGATAAGAAAAGCGACAATTATGTGCCGTTTCACAAACTCTCCCAGTGGTTAACGTATTCTCTTTTAGAACCCCTTCAGAAACTCGATTTAAAAATCACTGGACTAGAGGAACTTACAGGTTTGCCCGAATATCGTAATGGCGGTTTATGTCTAGATACTGGATTGTTACAAGTCAAAGATTCAGCAGTTTTGCAGGAACGTCATCCAGTAGGTTCTGAGGTAATTGTAGAATGGAGGGCTTTAACGGTTAGTTTGTTAGATAAAATTGCGGCAACGATTCGACAAAAGCTGAATATGACTGCTGATGAATTACCCCTAGTAAAAGTTTTACAAGGAGGAACTTGGAGTGCGGGGAGAAAAATTGCCACACAATTACGAGAAGGCGGCGTTCCTCCAATTGAAATTGCGAGTGATGGAACCGTGTTTTAATAGAAATTAGCTGGTGAATATAGCAATGCTCTATTGGATGCAGTATGGTTTAACCCCACCCCTGCCCCTCCCCGTAAACAGGGAGGGGTTAAATATTCCCTCCTGCTTGTAAACGGAGAGGGGTTAAATATTCCCCCCTCTCCGTGAACGGAGAGGGGTTGGGGGTGAGGTTCTTTTATATATTGCACTCAAGTGAAAAGGAATTTTTGCTTATTTTTTAAGCCTGCGTAGGTAGGCTTTGTCTTTGTGCATCTTTCGAGAGGAATTTATTAATGAATGCTGAAGTCACTGTAATCGAACATCCCTTGATCCAACATAAATTAACCCTGATGCGCAAAACGGAAACTAGCACAGGAAAATTTCGCAATCTCCTCAAAGAAATCGGGATGTTGTTAGCTTACGAGGTGACGCGAGATTTACCGCTAAAATATGAAGAAATTAAGACGCCTATTGCCCCGATGTTGGCACCGATGCTGGCTGCTGAAAAGAAGATGGTAATTGTCTCAATTATGCGGGCAGGACAGGGGATTTTAGATGGAATTTTGGAACTGATTCCTTCCGCAAGAGTTGGGCATATTGGTTTATATCGCGATCCGACTACTCATGTAGCGATCGAGTATTATTTCAAGGTTCCGAATGATATTGAACAGCGAGATATTTTAGTTGTCGATCCCATGTTGGCAACCGGAAATTCAGCCGTCGCGGCGATTGACAGAATTAAGGAAGTTAGCCCGATGTCAATCAAGTTTTTGTGCTTGCTGGCAGCACCAGAGGGGATTGCACACTTACGCCGCGAACACCCGGACGTGCCTATTTATACGGCGGCGATTGACGAAAAATTAGATGAACACGGTTATATTGTCCCAGGACTTGGGGATGCAGGCGATCGCTTGTACGGGACAAAGTAGCGATTTGCGCTTAGGATTTGATGATTGAAATCAGTTGGGAAATCTCGTTAACAACAAAAGTTGGGTTGAGTGCTAAACATTTTGCGCGATCGCCATAGCCATAAGTAGCCCAACAAGCATCTAATCCAGCATTTTTAGCAAACATTAAGTCTACATGACTGTCGCCAAATACTAAAACTTCGTTACTTTGGATGTCTGGATAAATTGGCTGGATGACTGAGTGGAATAATCTTGCATCCGGTTTGGTTGGCGTTTGTCCGTCATCGCCAATAACCAGATCGAAGTCAGTATTAATTTTTAGCTTTTCTACAGCAAGCTTTAAAAACTTAGTGTGTTTGACGCTAACAATTGCTAAGTTCAAACCCTCGGAGGATGCAGCTTGAATCACTTGCTTCACTCCCGAAAATAAATTGATTTTTAATAAACCTTCTGTTTGGTAAAAGTGTCTGTAAGTTTGAATCCATGTAGGAATTTCTTCGGGCGCGATCGCTGGATGGAAAATCGGGAAAGCCTCGGCAAGCGTAACGCCAATGACTGAGCGAATCTGTTCCTCATCTGGCGGGTCAATGTTAAATGTTTGGAAGGTTTTAATAACGCAGGATATGATAGCTGGATGCGTAATTGCTAAAGTGCCATCAAAGTCAAAAATAATTAACTGATATCGACTCATTGTTCGCGACTTTCGGGAATGTAAGGAATACCGAGGGCGGCGGGAGGGGTTGATTTGCCAGCTAATCCCACTAGCGCCAATAGCGCAATGACATAAGGCAACATTACTAAAAATTGATAGGGAATATTCAGATTAAAGGCTTGAATTCGCAGTTGCAAAGCTTCTGTAGCACCGAATAACAAGCAAGCTAAAGCCGTACTGATGGGATGCCATCTGCCAAAAATCAAAGCTGCAAGGGCGATAAAACCTCTTCCTGCACTCATATCCTCTACAAAGAATCTGACGTGAACTAATGTTAGATAAGCTCCTCCTAAACCGGCGAGACAGCCGCTGAGAGTGACTGCAACATAGCGTACCTTAGTGACAGAAACGCCAGCCGTATCCGCAGCACGGGGATATTCTCCAACGGCACGTAAAGATAAGCCTAAACTTGTACGAAATAGCAGGTATGTACTCAGGGGAACTAACAGAAATAATAAGTAAATTAAGGGGTCTTGATTAAACAAGAGATTACCGATAACTGGAATATTTTTTAATCCGGGAATGCCGATGATTTGAATGCCTGGTAGCTGCTGCGCCTGACCGCTATTAAATAAGACACGCGACCAGAAAGAAGTTAATCCTGCTGCTGTAAGATTGATGGCAAGTCCAGATACTAATTGATCGACACGCAAGCTAACGCACAGATAGGCATGAAGCAGTCCAACCAATCCCCCGATGACGATTGCTAACAGCATTCCCAGCCAAACATTGCCGGTAAAAAATGCTCCTGCTGCACTCGCAAATGCCCCGGAGAGTAACATTCCTTCTAGTCCAATATTTAGCACTCCCGATCGTTCGGAAAAAAGTCCGCCAAGGGCAGCAAAGGCTAATGGTACTGAGAGGCGCAGGCTGGCAATTAGATAGTCGGTGAAAAAGTTGAGATGATCCATGCTGAATCGGGAACCTCTCCCCCAACCCCTCCCCTGCGAGGAAAGGGGAGAAAGATCCCTTCCAGATAAAAAATTTCTTCTTCCCGCTCCGATTAGGAGCAGGAAGAGAGATGCGAAGGGGGCTGGAGGTTATGTTTTTTGTTGTCTCGTGCAGTAAAAATTAAATCCTTGCTTTCTTTACCTCATTGTGAAGGTTTGGGGGAAAGCGCGATCGCTTATGAGAGATAAACAGACGCGATCGCACTTAAACTGGCAGTGCTGGAGTCGTCTGAGAAGTCCCTGCCATCGCCCCAGAGTAAACCAGACCCCGTTGCATATCTAGGGTCAAAATCGCCCCATCCCGAATCATTTCCGTCGCCTTCTTGACGCCCACAATCACCGGCACCCCAAGGCGTAAGCCAATCACAGCCGCATGACTGGTTAGGCTTTCATCCTCAGTAATAATCCCAGATGCCTTGCGAATTGCTTCCACATAATCGGCATTTGTGCCCGGTACTACCAAAATTTCCCCATGATTGAAATTTCCCACCTCTCTAGCAGTACGAGCCACTCGCGCTCGACCGCTCACCGATCCCTGACCAATCCCAATTCCCTTGCCAAGAATGGATGTCACCACCTCAACTTTAATCAGGTCGGTTGAACCAGAGATACCTTGGAGCGTCCCGGCAGTCATTACCACCAAATCTCCTTCAGCCAGCAGCTGTTTCTCCAGCGCCACATTGATTGCCGCTTGGAACGTCTGACCCGCAGAAGGCAAATCCAGCACTAGAAGCGGCTTCACGCCCCACACCATCTGCAACTGCCGCGCCACGTCTACATGGGGAGTCACTGCCAGAACGGGCGTTGAAGGTCGAAACTTAGAAACATTTCGGGCAGTGGCACCACTTTTAGTCAACGACATAATCGCAGCTGCCCCTAGCTGCTCAGAAATTTGACCAACCGCCTGACTAATCGCATTCGTGATCGAGCGAGTGGTGCCCCGGACGTTCCGGGCGATTTGTTCTTGCTCAATCCGCACGGCAATCCGCGCCATCGTCTCCACCGCTTCGACGGCGTATTTACCCACCGCTGTCTCGTTGGAGAGCATCACGGCGTCGGTTCCGTCCAAAATCGCATTGGCGACATCGGAAATTTCAGCACGGGTGGGACGGGGATTGTTCACCATGCTGTCCAACATCTGAGTTGCCGTAATCACCGGAATCCCCAGTTGATTTGCCGTGGCAATCAGCCGCTTTTGCAGAATTGGGACATCCTCCGCAGGCAATTCTACGCCCAAGTCACCACGAGCTACCATGACACCATCGCTGAGCGAGAGAATCGCTTCCATTTGGTCGATGGCTTCGTGCTTTTCAATCTTGACAACCACCGGCACTTGCTTACCAGCACTAGAAATCAGCTCTTTAATTTCCAGCACATCCTGGGGGTTGCGGACAAAGCTCAGCGCTACCCAGTCAACCCCTTGGTCAAGACCAAACATCAAGTCTTTACGGTCTTTGTCAGTTAGCGCCTTA includes these proteins:
- a CDS encoding HAD family hydrolase, which gives rise to MSRYQLIIFDFDGTLAITHPAIISCVIKTFQTFNIDPPDEEQIRSVIGVTLAEAFPIFHPAIAPEEIPTWIQTYRHFYQTEGLLKINLFSGVKQVIQAASSEGLNLAIVSVKHTKFLKLAVEKLKINTDFDLVIGDDGQTPTKPDARLFHSVIQPIYPDIQSNEVLVFGDSHVDLMFAKNAGLDACWATYGYGDRAKCLALNPTFVVNEISQLISIIKS
- a CDS encoding GTP cyclohydrolase II, translated to MENPKKVSSHKHIVLTSHPGKSGKKSVSVHWGESDPIKRGPIIGTLANPNQRNAIGTHSGSYAVYRALAIASGALQANHRADLTNTSPVVHIGPYPSWADANKIVSLDPFGAIVGEVFPSFYEEGYDIRPTIAVTKAHINMPELQDSVAKGRLQVDGQIIKNNGNLVVTKVAIDPVWYLPGIAKRLNIEESDLRRILFQQTGGMFPELVTRPDLHVFLPPIGGTTIYLIGDVAAITDPNRLLAVRVHDECNGSDVFGSDICTCRPYLVHGIEVCVQTAQAGGAGVIVYFRKEGRALGEVTKFLVYNARKRQEGGDRADAYFARTECVAGLQDMRFQELMPDVLHWLGITRIDRLVSMSDMKYNAITNSGIKVIERIPIPDDWIPEDAWVEIAAKQAAGYYTPGEVPTATTLAEIKGRGLGD
- the pyk gene encoding pyruvate kinase, with the translated sequence MQLRNPQRRTKIVATIGPATSSPEVLRALIEAGATTLRLNFSHGTHEDHQRSIRLIRQMAFELNQPVGILQDLQGPKIRLGRFETGSIVLNKGDRFILTSHPVPGTQEISSVTYEPLADEVPNGATILLDDGKVEMRVEQVDRTARELHCRVVVGGPLSNNKGVNFPGVYLSIKALTDKDRKDLMFGLDQGVDWVALSFVRNPQDVLEIKELISSAGKQVPVVVKIEKHEAIDQMEAILSLSDGVMVARGDLGVELPAEDVPILQKRLIATANQLGIPVITATQMLDSMVNNPRPTRAEISDVANAILDGTDAVMLSNETAVGKYAVEAVETMARIAVRIEQEQIARNVRGTTRSITNAISQAVGQISEQLGAAAIMSLTKSGATARNVSKFRPSTPVLAVTPHVDVARQLQMVWGVKPLLVLDLPSAGQTFQAAINVALEKQLLAEGDLVVMTAGTLQGISGSTDLIKVEVVTSILGKGIGIGQGSVSGRARVARTAREVGNFNHGEILVVPGTNADYVEAIRKASGIITEDESLTSHAAVIGLRLGVPVIVGVKKATEMIRDGAILTLDMQRGLVYSGAMAGTSQTTPALPV
- the upp gene encoding uracil phosphoribosyltransferase — its product is MNAEVTVIEHPLIQHKLTLMRKTETSTGKFRNLLKEIGMLLAYEVTRDLPLKYEEIKTPIAPMLAPMLAAEKKMVIVSIMRAGQGILDGILELIPSARVGHIGLYRDPTTHVAIEYYFKVPNDIEQRDILVVDPMLATGNSAVAAIDRIKEVSPMSIKFLCLLAAPEGIAHLRREHPDVPIYTAAIDEKLDEHGYIVPGLGDAGDRLYGTK
- a CDS encoding ABC transporter ATP-binding protein, giving the protein MARLELRNLNKTYNPKVIPVKDVSLSVEDGEFLTLLGPSGCGKSTILRLIAGLEEPTRGRVSIGDKDVTNLRPGDRDIAMVFQSYALYPHMTVYENIGSGLKLQKTPPEEIKQRVAEASRVLGLDELMSRKPGQMSGGQRQRVALARALVRRPHVFLLDEPLSNLDALLRENVRAEIKQLFESQHVPVVYVTHDQTEAMTLSSKVAVLNKGDVQQLDPPERIYNNPANLFVAGFVGSPQMNLLTLPCQGNSAMLGNFRIPLPEVPTVPPQIVLGIRPENVRIAQPEDRNTVRGRVFLVENLGMNNLVSVRVEGSAGEPTTIRTLLPTDRRWSGEDITLALPLQNIHWFDVQTGDAVFRRQPLAVGR
- a CDS encoding ABC transporter permease; its protein translation is MDHLNFFTDYLIASLRLSVPLAFAALGGLFSERSGVLNIGLEGMLLSGAFASAAGAFFTGNVWLGMLLAIVIGGLVGLLHAYLCVSLRVDQLVSGLAINLTAAGLTSFWSRVLFNSGQAQQLPGIQIIGIPGLKNIPVIGNLLFNQDPLIYLLFLLVPLSTYLLFRTSLGLSLRAVGEYPRAADTAGVSVTKVRYVAVTLSGCLAGLGGAYLTLVHVRFFVEDMSAGRGFIALAALIFGRWHPISTALACLLFGATEALQLRIQAFNLNIPYQFLVMLPYVIALLALVGLAGKSTPPAALGIPYIPESREQ
- a CDS encoding URC4/urg3 family protein → MSNSESEAIAYLRSPAAIRERCDRLFLLGCEDKLRYFRVDLTQLEKCADYVIGVMRDDYPDLDIPFHSRWRHFEVGNLPRLLELEQALTRLTGLEKAKVKFDLAIVSVLLDAGAGTHWQYCEPETGQVFRRSEGLAVASFRMFFQGAFSSHSKSPLQVDADGLLQLTEDALVQGFQVSEKNPLVGVEGRVQLLQRLGQVLAQNPKFFGTESPRLGNLVNYLWDSSNHGQLAASKVLSAVLEGLGEIWSGRLAIAGVNLGDVWIHSALSGDKKSDNYVPFHKLSQWLTYSLLEPLQKLDLKITGLEELTGLPEYRNGGLCLDTGLLQVKDSAVLQERHPVGSEVIVEWRALTVSLLDKIAATIRQKLNMTADELPLVKVLQGGTWSAGRKIATQLREGGVPPIEIASDGTVF
- a CDS encoding DUF2808 domain-containing protein; the protein is MKRLKQLSLALIAGTLTFGVGASGVNNPSAQAIQFSNGRSSFGVPFQLSNTRTSQASVRFRGASYYFTFNLPKTASQSLNRVTIRQNGGNLVEFDSARTKAFLNEEPKENCKLGEVKVDKKTQEVDLVFDPPIQPGQTVTVAIGPFENPSVSGIYNFGVSAFPTGDKPEKQFLGYGPLRFFDAR
- a CDS encoding iron uptake porin, producing MFKLFRALGLGIGIWGVALLLCNRAVAIEAIATEIANTEPNTTSLETIASSTPETQEPPGANSTELSPIDISIDVSSVAVLSEPTPADLNPNLPEAPVIESVIETELSEKATTIAQTIDGLELTSLDELEADSMEQVTSVTQLSDVQPTDWAFQALESLVERYGCIAGYPDSTFRGNRALSRYEFAAGLNACLNRINQLIQTSTGELASQEDLATLQRLQTEFAPELATLLTRVGNLEASVTQLEEQRFSTTTRLRGEILFAVSGVGGGEINNQDGDANVVLSNRVELNFDTSFSGQDLLRTRLAAQNTPNFATVTGTNFAKLSFTGNNENDIQIGGLFYRYPVTEQAIVYFGIIGIGFGDFTPTLNPYINNSLLGTVSNFAGESQLFGLNGGTGFGLEYRISRAVRLSLGYLASNTNQAETGLFGGRYGAIAQVTLYPTDSLSVGLTYIHSYNIVTGKGSRNAEDPFNGANLSTNAYGLQASYQVSPNFNISGWTGLINARAESDPHKGSDAKIFTWALSFALPDVGGLGNLLGFVIGQPPKAIENDVVGREDPDTSLHLEAFYRYQITDNIAITPGFFVITNPEHNANNDLIYVGTVRTSFVF